A region from the Arthrobacter gengyunqii genome encodes:
- the proB gene encoding glutamate 5-kinase, whose protein sequence is MTENTASPTTVPAPKRPLRSRSGLARAQRIVVKVGSSSLTTVAGGISDEALTGLADVLAARRTAGTEIILVSSGAISAGLAPLGLAKRPTQLSSQQAAASVGQGLLMARYTEAFGRHGVTVSQVLLTVEDLMRRTTHANANRAMERLLNFGVVPIVNENDTVASHEIRFGDNDRLAALVAHLVKADALILLSDVDALYDGPPSEGAVRIPQVTGMQDLEDVRIGKVGKAGVGTGGMATKVEAATISAQSGIPALVTSTANAAAALAGEDVGTWFVGRGRRQPVRLLWLAHVARIQGTLVVDDGAAKAVADRRRSLLAAGITSVKGHFEPGDPVAISDLTGNVIAHGLTNYASDELPQMLGRSTRELSKNLGRSFERAVVHVNDLVILQDHKSGGVPAETPSGASAAPGSSVASPESANTLGG, encoded by the coding sequence ATGACTGAAAACACAGCATCCCCGACCACTGTTCCTGCGCCCAAACGGCCGCTGCGGTCCCGCTCCGGGCTCGCCCGGGCCCAGCGCATCGTCGTCAAGGTGGGCTCGTCCTCCCTTACCACCGTTGCCGGCGGCATTTCCGATGAAGCCCTCACCGGTTTGGCGGATGTCCTGGCCGCGCGCCGCACGGCCGGCACTGAAATCATCCTCGTGTCCTCCGGCGCCATCTCCGCCGGACTGGCGCCGCTGGGGTTGGCCAAGCGCCCCACCCAGCTTTCCTCCCAGCAGGCCGCTGCCTCGGTGGGGCAGGGGCTGTTGATGGCCCGGTACACCGAAGCCTTCGGACGCCACGGCGTCACCGTCAGCCAGGTCCTCCTCACCGTGGAAGACCTTATGCGGCGCACCACCCACGCCAACGCCAACCGTGCCATGGAACGGCTGCTGAACTTCGGCGTCGTGCCCATCGTGAATGAAAATGACACCGTCGCCAGCCACGAAATCCGCTTTGGCGACAATGACCGCCTTGCTGCCCTCGTTGCGCACCTGGTGAAAGCCGACGCCCTGATCCTGCTTTCCGACGTCGACGCGCTCTACGACGGGCCCCCGTCCGAAGGCGCCGTCCGTATTCCGCAGGTCACCGGCATGCAGGACCTGGAGGACGTGCGGATCGGCAAGGTGGGCAAAGCCGGCGTCGGCACCGGCGGGATGGCCACCAAAGTCGAAGCCGCCACCATCTCGGCCCAGTCCGGCATTCCCGCGCTGGTTACCTCCACGGCAAACGCAGCCGCTGCCCTGGCGGGCGAGGACGTGGGCACCTGGTTTGTGGGCCGCGGCCGCCGCCAGCCCGTGCGGCTGCTCTGGCTGGCCCACGTGGCTCGGATTCAGGGCACGCTGGTGGTGGACGACGGCGCCGCCAAGGCTGTTGCGGACCGCCGCCGGTCGCTGCTGGCCGCCGGCATTACCTCCGTGAAGGGACATTTTGAGCCGGGGGACCCGGTGGCTATTTCCGATCTGACCGGAAACGTCATTGCCCACGGACTGACCAACTACGCGTCCGACGAACTGCCGCAGATGCTGGGACGGTCCACCCGGGAACTGTCCAAGAACCTCGGCCGCAGCTTCGAGCGTGCCGTGGTGCACGTGAATGATCTGGTCATTCTGCAGGACCACAAATCCGGGGGAGTGCCAGCCGAAACGCCGTCCGGTGCGTCTGCGGCGCCCGGTTCCTCCGTTGCCAGTCCCGAGTCCGCCAATACACTGGGAGGATGA
- the rplU gene encoding 50S ribosomal protein L21, translating into MVYAIVRAGGRQEKVSVGDLVTLDRVPGGAGSTFELPALLLVDGDQVTSSAQDLAKVTVTAEIVENFRGPKIVIQKFKNKTGYKKRQGYRSSLTKVKVTSINS; encoded by the coding sequence GTGGTGTACGCGATTGTCCGCGCTGGCGGCCGCCAAGAAAAGGTTTCCGTCGGAGACCTCGTAACCCTGGACCGCGTCCCCGGTGGAGCCGGCAGCACATTTGAGCTGCCCGCCCTGCTATTGGTTGATGGCGACCAGGTCACCTCTTCCGCACAGGACCTGGCCAAGGTCACCGTGACGGCAGAGATCGTTGAGAATTTTCGGGGTCCGAAGATTGTCATCCAGAAATTCAAGAACAAGACCGGTTACAAGAAGCGTCAGGGCTACCGCTCCTCGCTGACCAAGGTCAAGGTTACGTCCATCAACTCCTGA
- the rpmA gene encoding 50S ribosomal protein L27 has product MAHKKGASSTRNGRDSNAQYLGVKRFGGQVVKAGEIIVRQRGTHFHPGEGVGRGGDDTLFALEAGAVEFGSRRGRRVVNIVAAAAAE; this is encoded by the coding sequence ATGGCACATAAGAAAGGTGCGAGTTCCACTCGCAACGGTCGCGACTCCAACGCCCAGTACCTCGGCGTAAAGCGTTTCGGCGGCCAGGTTGTCAAGGCAGGCGAAATCATCGTCCGCCAGCGTGGCACCCACTTCCACCCGGGCGAGGGCGTTGGCCGCGGAGGCGACGACACACTGTTCGCCCTCGAAGCAGGCGCAGTTGAATTCGGCAGCCGTCGCGGCCGCCGCGTCGTGAACATCGTGGCTGCTGCAGCCGCCGAGTAA
- the obgE gene encoding GTPase ObgE, whose translation MASFVDRVVLHVSGGTGGHGCVSVKREKFKPLGGPDGGNGGDGGDVILRVDSSSTTLLDYHHLPHRHATNGGNGMGDWRNGKTGETLILPVPDGTVVKNKDGEVLADLVGEGSEYIAAAGGQGGLGNSSLSSQKRKAPGFALLGVPGDERDIVLELKSIADIALVGFPSAGKSSLIAAMSAARPKIADYPFTTLVPNLGVVEAGDVRFTVADVPGLIEGASEGKGLGHNFLRHVERCAALVHVLDCAALETDRDPLGDLDIIEKELDKYAVDMSFAGTDGDVVPLNQRPRLVALNKVDVPDGRDMAEFVRPELEKRGYRVFEVSASSHEGLKALGYAMAEIVRDARASVESAPPRVKTPTLRVRNADAKGGFTIRKEERNLQPLFRVLGDKPVRWVAQTDFTNDEAVGYLADRLAKLGVEDKLFKAGAKPGDAVVIGEGDGVVFDWEPTMIGGAELLAASPRGSDIRIEEFSRPTREEKKEDHQARRDARAAARAELEAERKAGIWTESVNYKHNPPTAPKDGE comes from the coding sequence ATGGCCAGCTTTGTAGACCGCGTAGTGCTGCATGTTTCGGGCGGTACGGGCGGCCATGGTTGCGTGTCCGTCAAGCGTGAAAAGTTCAAGCCCCTGGGTGGGCCCGACGGCGGCAACGGCGGCGACGGCGGCGACGTCATCCTGCGCGTTGACTCCAGTTCCACCACCCTGCTCGACTACCACCACCTCCCGCACCGCCACGCCACCAACGGCGGCAACGGGATGGGCGACTGGCGCAACGGCAAAACCGGCGAAACCCTGATCCTGCCCGTTCCGGACGGCACCGTCGTCAAGAACAAGGACGGCGAAGTCCTCGCCGACCTCGTGGGCGAAGGCTCCGAGTACATTGCCGCCGCCGGCGGCCAGGGCGGACTGGGCAACTCTTCGCTGTCCTCGCAGAAGCGCAAGGCCCCCGGCTTTGCCCTCCTGGGTGTTCCCGGCGACGAGCGGGACATCGTCCTGGAACTGAAGTCCATTGCCGACATCGCCCTGGTGGGCTTCCCGTCTGCCGGCAAGTCCTCGCTGATCGCCGCCATGTCCGCGGCCCGGCCGAAGATCGCCGACTACCCCTTCACCACTCTCGTGCCGAACCTGGGCGTGGTGGAAGCCGGCGATGTCCGCTTCACCGTGGCCGACGTTCCGGGCCTCATTGAAGGTGCCTCCGAAGGCAAGGGCCTTGGCCACAACTTCCTGCGCCACGTTGAGCGCTGCGCCGCCCTGGTGCACGTCCTGGACTGTGCCGCGCTGGAGACGGACCGCGATCCGCTGGGCGACCTGGACATCATCGAAAAGGAGCTCGACAAGTACGCCGTGGACATGAGCTTCGCCGGCACCGACGGCGACGTTGTGCCGTTGAACCAGCGTCCGCGCCTGGTGGCCTTGAACAAGGTAGACGTTCCCGACGGCCGCGACATGGCCGAATTCGTGCGCCCGGAACTGGAGAAGCGCGGCTACCGCGTCTTCGAGGTCTCCGCCTCCAGTCACGAGGGACTCAAGGCCCTCGGCTACGCCATGGCAGAAATCGTCCGTGATGCACGCGCCTCCGTTGAAAGCGCGCCGCCGCGGGTCAAGACCCCCACGCTGCGGGTCCGGAACGCCGATGCCAAGGGCGGCTTCACCATCCGCAAGGAGGAGCGCAATCTGCAACCGCTGTTCCGCGTTCTGGGCGACAAGCCGGTTCGCTGGGTTGCCCAGACCGACTTCACCAACGACGAGGCTGTGGGCTACCTGGCCGACCGCCTGGCCAAGCTCGGCGTGGAAGACAAACTCTTCAAGGCCGGCGCCAAGCCCGGCGATGCCGTGGTGATCGGTGAGGGCGACGGCGTCGTCTTCGACTGGGAGCCGACCATGATCGGTGGCGCCGAACTGCTGGCGGCTTCCCCGCGCGGTTCTGACATCCGCATCGAGGAGTTCTCCCGTCCCACCCGCGAGGAAAAGAAGGAAGACCACCAGGCACGCCGAGATGCACGGGCGGCGGCGCGGGCTGAGCTCGAAGCCGAGCGGAAAGCCGGCATCTGGACCGAGTCCGTGAACTATAAGCACAATCCGCCGACGGCACCCAAAGACGGCGAATAA